A single genomic interval of Mangifera indica cultivar Alphonso chromosome 5, CATAS_Mindica_2.1, whole genome shotgun sequence harbors:
- the LOC123215400 gene encoding auxin-responsive protein SAUR71-like: MEGVQVKGKKSLIMKTWKHCLSLGARRSNENPPCDSLSKSKSWNCATSSSPLSSPEKEKTRAQVAPEGCFTVYVGAEKQRFVIKTEFANHPLFKILLEDAESEYGFNSQGPILLPCDVELFYKVLAEMEESGGDPAGFGFGKGYSPFLPFSPSHRPNFNINKGYGAYRLLSPSRILKINGF, from the coding sequence ATGGAGGGTGTACAAGTGAAGGGTAAGAAAAGCCTGATAATGAAGACATGGAAACACTGTCTATCACTAGGAGCAAGAAGGTCAAACGAAAATCCACCCTGCGATTCATTGTCAAAGAGCAAATCCTGGAACTGTGCCACATCGTCATCACCATTATCGTCACCTGAAAAAGAGAAAACGCGAGCTCAAGTAGCTCCAGAAGGTTGTTTCACAGTGTACGTTGGAGCCGAGAAACAAAGGTTCGTTATCAAGACAGAGTTCGCTAATCATCCATTGTTCAAGATTCTGCTAGAAGATGCTGAATCGGAGTACGGGTTTAACAGCCAAGGTCCAATTTTGCTACCCTGTGATGTGGAGTTGTTCTACAAAGTGCTAGCAGAAATGGAGGAAAGTGGTGGAGATCCTGCTGGTTTCGGATTTGGTAAAGGTTATAGCCCATTTCTCCCTTTCAGTCCCTCTCATCGTCCCAACTTCAACATTAACAAAGGTTATGGAGCTTACAGGCTTCTGAGTCCCTCCAGAATCCTCAAGATCAATGGATTTTAA
- the LOC123215401 gene encoding omega-hydroxypalmitate O-feruloyl transferase-like gives MMAGAKTTTFEFIVKQGEPTLVPPAEETNKGLYFLSNLDQNVAVIVQTIYCFKSDSRGNEDAVEVVKNSLSKLLVHYYPLAGKLIISVEGKLIVDCTGEGAVFVEAEANCTIEEIGDIAKPDPKTLGKLVYEIPGAQNLLQMPLLVVQVTKFKCGGFIIGMSMNHCMLDGIGAMDFMNSWGEIARGLPLKVPPALDRTILKARKPPKIEFPHHEFSQIEDISNTSKLYEEEMRYNSFLFDLEKIEKLKKIALEDKKLNKCTAFGVLSAFVWRARCQALNMKPDQQTKLLFPVDGRSRFVPPLPEGYAGNGIVLTSALCTAGDLLKNPLSYVVGLVQEAVLMVTDNYMRSAIDYLEITRARPSLAATLPITTWTRLPFNTINFGWGEPIYAGPVALPQKEVILFQSHGKDREIINVLLGFPASAMKRFEELVQI, from the exons ATGATGGCGGGTGCTAAAACTACTACCTTTGAGTTTATTGTAAAGCAAGGAGAACCAACTTTGGTTCCTCCTGCTGAGGAGACAAATAAAGGCCTGTATTTCCTCTCAAACCTTGATCAGAACGTCGCGGTAATCGTTCAAACTATTTACTGTTTTAAATCAGATTCAAGAGGAAATGAGGATGCTGTGGAAGTTGTCAAGAATTCCTTGTCCAAACTACTCGTTCACTACTACCCACTTGCGGGGAAGTTAATTATCAGTGTAGAGGGGAAGCTGATAGTGGACTGCACAGGTGAAGGTGCTGTTTTTGTTGAAGCTGAAGCAAACTGTACTATTGAAGAAATAGGAGACATCGCAAAGCCTGATCCTAAGACTCTTGGTAAGCTGGTCTATGAAATTCCTGGAGCTCAGAACCTACTTCAGATGCCTCTCCTGGTGGTTCAG GTGACTAAGTTCAAGTGTGGGGGATTTATAATTGGGATGTCCATGAACCACTGTATGTTAGACGGGATTGGTGCTATGGATTTTATGAATTCATGGGGTGAAATTGCCAGAGGCTTGCCTCTAAAGGTGCCTCCAGCTCTAGATAGAACCATCCTGAAAGCCCGAAAACCACCTAAGATAGAGTTTCCACATCATGAATTTTCACAGATTGAAGATATATCAAACACCAGCAAACTTTACGAAGAAGAAATGCGCTATAATTCCTTTCTATTTGACCTGGAAAAGATTGAAAAACTCAAGAAAATAGCCCTGGAAGATAAAAAGCTAAACAAATGCACAGCATTTGGAGTACTCTCAGCTTTCGTGTGGAGAGCTCGATGTCAGGCATTAAACATGAAGCCTGATCAACAGACAAAGCTCCTGTTCCCTGTGGATGGACGATCAAGATTTGTACCTCCATTACCTGAAGGCTACGCGGGCAATGGAATTGTATTGACAAGTGCACTGTGCACTGCAGGTGACCTTTTGAAAAATCCCCTATCATATGTTGTTGGACTGGTTCAAGAGGCTGTTCTAATGGTTACTGATAATTATATGAGATCTGCTATAGACTATTTAGAAATAACAAGAGCCAGGCCATCTTTGGCTGCAACTCTTCCTATCACAACTTGGACTAGACTTCCTTTCAACACTATAAACTTCGGATGGGGAGAGCCAATTTATGCTGGTCCTGTGGCTTTGCCTCAGAAGGAAGTGATTCTGTTCCAATCTCATGGAAAAGACAGGGAAATCATAAATGTGCTTCTGGGTTTTCCAGCTTCTGCCATGAAGAGATTTGAGGAATTAGTGCAGATATGA
- the LOC123215402 gene encoding protein DEK-like: MASETLEDKKQDDEPDPEVEGKDKEDGQMEVDEKKEESHQLAEKNEVLNESDEPEEKEEKPKDKEEGYRKGKRSRKSSVKKPNEETSESKVLSQELEESKKDKEPEPVTPSNERPTRERKVVERYSAPSSGRSATKPVSIEKGRGMQLKDIPNVAFKLSRRKPDDNLKMLHSVLFGKKAKAHALKKNIGQFSGYVWAENEEKQKTKVKEKLDKCVKEKLVDFCDVLNIPINKTVVRKEELSVKLLEFLECPHATTDVLLSEKEQKGKRRQKVTPSKSVSHSEASDTSAKKPKQTSQSQLGAKRKQSSRSEEEDEDDDKVESPDIKDDSKEDNDNDTAPKQESAHKESEFDEEDEPKGMKPSQKSSSKKTVKDSSGAKSKDKSMPAKKGSLTKPVKSPMKSTKKSPSSTSKKGVTDADKSSRAKGSASKRQRVEKEKDTGVAGKEKVQGKKQSSKSPAVKVSAKDQGKGKTSKKAKAEPTREEMHAVVVDILKKVDFNTATLSDILRQLGTHFGLDLMHRKAEVKDIITDVINNMTDEEDEVEEDVENVAAGGEADKDEDGDNDA; the protein is encoded by the exons atgGCCAGCGAAACCCTAGAAGACAAGAAACAAGACGATGAGCCAGATCCCGAAGTGGAAGGCAAAGACAAAGAGGACGGGCAAATGGAAGTTGacgaaaagaaagaagaaagtcaCCAACTTGCAGAGAAAAATGAGGTTCTCAATGAAAGTGACGAGCCTGAAGAGAAAGAGGAGAAGCCTAAAGACAAAGAGGAAGGATACAGGAAAGGCAAGAGGTCAAGAAAGTCCAGTGTGAAGAAGCCGAATGAGGAAACGTCCGAGTCCAAGGTGCTGAGTCAAGAATTGGAAGAATCAAAGAAAGATAAAGAGCCAGAGCCAGTGACTCCAAGTAATGAGCGACCCACCAGGGAGAGGAAGGTCGTGGAGAGGTACTCTGCGCCTTCTTCTGGTAGGTCTGCAACCAAGCCTGTGTCCATTGAGAAG GGTCGTGGCATGCAGCTTAAGGACATTCCAAACG TGGCTTTCAAGTTGTCCAGGAGAAAACCAGATGACAATCTAAAGATGCTTCACTCAGTACTTTTTGGGAAGAAAGCAAAG GCACATGccctaaagaaaaatattggcCAGTTTTCAGGATATGTCTGGGCTGAGAATGAg GAAAAACAAAAGACTAAAGTGAAGGAGAAGCTTGACAAATGTGTTAAAGAAAAACTTGTGGACTTTTGTGATGTGCTCAATATTCCCATAAATAAGACTGTTGTGAGAAAG GAAGAACTCTCTGTAAAGTTATTGGAATTCTTGGAATGTCCCCATGCTACAACTGATGTCTTGCTCTCTGAGAAGGAACAG AAAGGTAAAAGGCGTCAGAAGGTCACACCAAGTAAAAGTGTTAGTCATTCTGAAGCATCAGATACATCGGCCAAG AAACCGAAGCAAACATCCCAATCCCAATTGGGAGCAAAACGTAAGCAGTCATCTAGAtctgaggaagaagatgaagatgatgataaaGTTGAATCACCAGACATTAAAGATGATTCTAAGGAAGACAATGACAATGATACAGCACCAAAGCAAGAGAGTGCTCACAAGGAGAGTGAATTTGATGAAGAGGATGAACCAAAGGGAATGAAGCCAAGTCAAAAGAGTTCATCGAAGAAGACTGTTAAGGATAGTTCTGGGGCTAAAAGCAAGGATAAATCCATGCCTGCTAAGAAGGGCAGCTTGACAAAACCTGTAAAAAGTCCCATGAAATCCACAAAAAAATCTCCTAGTTCGACTTCAAAGAAAGGTGTTACAGATGCTGACAAAAGTTCTAGAGCAAAGGGATCTGCATCCAAAAGGCAGAGagtggaaaaagaaaaggataCAGGTGTTGCTGGCAAGGAAAAAGTTCAGGGGAAAAAACAGTCAAGCAAGTCACCCGCTGTGAAGGTCTCTGCCAAGGATCAAG GTAAAGGAAAAACTAGCAAGAAGGCTAAAGCAGAACCCACCAGAGAAGAGATGCATGCTGTTGTTGTAGATATTCTGAAGAAAGTTGATTTCAATACT GCAACACTGTCAGATATTCTCCGCCAGCTTG GTACCCACTTTGGTTTAGATCTAATGCATAGGAAAGCAGAGGTAAAGGATATCATTACTGATGTCATAAATAACATGactgatgaagaagatgaagtggAGGAAGATGTGGAGAATGTGGCAGCTGGTGGTGAGGctgacaaagatgaagatgggGATAATGATGCGTAA
- the LOC123215937 gene encoding 60S ribosomal protein L7a-2 yields MAPKRGGKVAAPAKKKPEKVVNPLFEKRPKQFGIGGALPPKKDLHRYVKWPKAIRIQRQRRVLRQRLKVPPALNQFTKTLDKNLATSLFKLLLKYRPEDKAAKKERLLKRAQAEAEGKTVEAKKPIVVKYGLNHVTYLIEQNKAQLVVIAHDVDPIELVVWLPALCRKMEIPYCIVKGKSRLGSIVHKKTASVLCLTTVKNEDKLEFSKILEAIKANFNDKYDELRKKWGGGIMGSKSQAKTKAKERLLAKEAAQRMT; encoded by the exons ATG GCTCCAAAGAGAGGAGGAAAAGTTGCTGCACCAGCAAAGAAGAAGCCG GAGAAGGTCGTGAATCCTTTGTTTGAGAAGCGACCAAAGCAGTTTGGTATTGGAGGGGCTTTGCCTCCAAAGAAAGATCTTCACCGTTATGTGAAGTGGCCTAAGGCAATTCGTATCCAGAGACAGAGAAGGGTCCTTAGACAGAGGCTGAAGGTGCCACCTGCTTTGAACCAGTTCACCAAGACGCTGGACAAGAATCTGG CTACTAGTCTCTTCAAGTTGCTTCTGAAGTACAGGCCTGAGGACAAAGCTGCCAAGAAGGAACGTCTTTTGAAGAGGGCTCAGGCAGAGGCCGAAGGAAAAACTGTTGAGGCTAAGAAGCCTATTGTTGTGAAATATGGTCTTAACCATGTAACCTATCTTATTGAGCAG AACAAGGCACAATTGGTTGTGATCGCACATGATGTGGACCCGATAGAGTTGGTTGTCTGGCTTCCTGCCTTGTGCAGAAAGATGGAGATCCCTTACTGTATTGTGAAAGGGAAATCACGTCTAGGATCG ATTGTCCACAAGAAGACAGCTTCTGTCTTGTGTTTGACCACAGTCAAGAACGAGGACAAGCTGGAGTTTAGCAAGATCCTAGAAGCCATCAAG GCAAACTTTAATGACAAATACGATGAGTTGAGAAAGAAATGGGGAGGTGGTATCATGGGCTCCAAATCTCAGGCAAAAACCAAGGCCAAGGAAAGGCTTCTTGCAAAGGAAGCCGCACAAAGGATGACCTAG
- the LOC123215935 gene encoding pentatricopeptide repeat-containing protein At5g66520-like, whose product MVQLLTNSSQFTCIPNSTKSQENFNTTSKSRNILPLLKGCTHLVQFKQIHAQIIKTSFNEFAITQTQLAKLVESLVNSSQIDYARLVLNQIINPSIFAFNTMIRGYSEAGLGHEAIQLYIHMRCKGLEPDNFTYPILLKACGSLKQGKAVHSLVAKNQDFKSEIHSLTCLIAFYCGFGDIESARLLFDKMAERNVVTWTAMINGYVKQNRYKGGIDLFYQMRNCGVEINELTLVCVLSACANLGALEMGKWVHRFIDKNGIFFNHKLGAAVIDMYAKCGHIDEASKVFKILPVKSVCTWNSMIGGLAMHGCGEEALERFGEMQTRGIEPDDITLIAVLSACSHSGLVEKGKEIFYKMRSDYKIELNIKHYGCLIDLLCRAGLLDEAYEVVKNMPMEPNGVLWGTLLTACANSNVVELGETAMEHLIELEPFNDGNYVLMSNIYAANERWDDVARMRRLMKERQIEKSPGHSLIEINNVVHEFMVGDVRHRCSQDIYSMLEDVAISLKKEGYTR is encoded by the coding sequence ATGGTGCAGCTTTTGACAAATTCTTCTCAGTTTACCTGTATTCCCAACTCAACAAAATCACAAGAAAACTTCAATACAACTTCTAAATCTCGTAACATTCTCCCATTGCTCAAGGGTTGCACGCATTTAGTCCAATTCAAGCAAATCCATGCCCAAATCATCAAAACTTCATTCAATGAATTCGCTATTACCCAAACTCAACTAGCCAAGCTCGTTGAGTCCCTGGTGAACTCATCCCAAATTGACTATGCGCGTTTAGTTTTAAATCAGATAATTAACCCTTCTATTTTTGCTTTTAACACCATGATTAGAGGCTACTCTGAAGCTGGTTTAGGTCATGAAGCTATTCAACTTTATATCCATATGAGATGCAAAGGGCTAGAGCCCGATAATTTCACTTACCCAATCCTTTTGAAGGCTTGTGGAAGCCTTAAACAAGGCAAAGCTGTTCACTCCCTTGTTGCCAAGAATCAAGATTTTAAATCGGAAATACATTCACTGACTTGTTTGATAGCGTTTTATTGCGGTTTTGGCGACATCGAGTCCGCCCGGTTGCTGTTTGATAAAATGGCTGAGAGAAATGTGGTGACGTGGACTGCAATGATCAATGGTTATGTTAAGCAAAATAGGTACAAAGGAGGAATTGACTTGTTTTATCAAATGAGAAATTGTGGGGTTGAGATAAATGAGCTGACATTGGTATGTGTGTTATCAGCTTGTGCTAATCTTGGTGCATTGGAGATGGGAAAATGGGTTCAtagatttattgataaaaatggaATCTTTTTTAACCATAAGCTTGGTGCTGCTGTTATTGacatgtatgcaaaatgtggGCACATTGACGAAGCTTCAAAGGTTTTCAAGATTTTGCCTGTGAAGAGTGTTTGTACATGGAATTCCATGATCGGAGGACTAGCAATGCATGGTTGTGGAGAGGAAGCACTTGAGAGGTTTGGGGAAATGCAAACGAGGGGAATCGAACCAGATGATATAACATTGATTGCTGTTCTGTCTGCTTGTTCTCATTCAGGCCTGGTTGAGAAAGGGAAGGAGATTTTCTATAAGATGAGAAGTGATTATAAGATTGAACTAAATATTAAGCATTATGGTTGCTTAATAGATCTTCTGTGTAGGGCAGGGCTATTGGATGAAGCTTATGAGGTTGTGAAAAACATGCCTATGGAGCCGAATGGAGTTTTGTGGGGAACATTGTTGACTGCTTGTGCAAATTCTAATGTTGTTGAGTTGGGTGAGACTGCAATGGAGCATCTGATCGAGTTAGAACCATTTAATGATGGAAATTATGTTCTCATGTCAAATATATATGCAGCAAACGAACGATGGGACGACGTGGCTAGGATGAGGAGGCTTATGAAAGAGAGACAGATTGAAAAGAGCCCTGGCCACAGCTTAATTGAGATAAATAATGTTGTGCATGAATTCATGGTCGGAGATGTCAGGCACCGGTGTTCTCAAGATATATATTCCATGTTGGAAGATGTTGCCATAAGCTTAAAAAAGGAAGGTTATACTAGGTAG
- the LOC123215934 gene encoding SWI/SNF complex subunit SWI3A-like isoform X1 has protein sequence MDISQHDANSKPNRSGGPVFELYTIPSHSSWFRWDDIHETERFALKEFFDGSSISRTPKIYKEYRDFMINKYREEPSRRLTFTQVRKSLVGDVSLLHKVFNFLDKWGLINFVATASDDTDKLEGITMKDQVRVEQGAPNGVRVGAMPNSLRPMSPPHSGGEGRMVDGENGFKLPPLASYSDVFGDLMKLKRLKCMSCGEKCDSGCYEYSKQGSFIICVECFKNGNYGEDKSMDDFNLTDNNRINVTHGSTWTEAETLLLLESVMKHGDDWELVAQNVKTKSKLDCISKLIELPFGELMMGSGHGRFSPDGSTVTTNIATHGLMTSSEHQDTKVGDQVHEKMNKTEQNGDAASQEPPAKRIRITSLSDAGSSLMKQVALISTMGGPHITAVAAEAAITALCDESSCPREIFDDNEEAAQINASETKEASSLSGSQETATENNDIPLTLRIRAATATALGAAAANAKLLADQEDREIEHLVATMIETQLKKLHCKIKHFEDLELIMEKEYVEMLELKECLVAERIDVLQRALSAGVSRWRDHTFIKSQNDRIV, from the exons ATGGATATCTCACAACATGACGCCAACTCTAAACCGAATCGTTCAGGCGGACCCGTCTTCGAACTCTATACCATCCCAAGCCACTCCA GTTGGTTTAGGTGGGACGACATTCACGAAACGGAGCGTTTTGCTTTAAAAGAGTTCTTTGATGGGAGCTCAATTTCAAGAACTCCTAAAATATACAAAGAATACCGGGACTTCATGATAAATAAGTACAGAGAAGAGCCTTCAAGAAGGCTGACATTCACTCAAGTTAGAAAATCACTTGTGGGTGATGTTAGTTTGCTTCACAAGGTCTTCAATTTTTTGGATAAGTGgggtttgataaattttgttgcAACTGCGAGTGACGATACAGATAAATTGGAGGGAATTACAATGAAGGATCAAGTTAGGGTTGAGCAAGGAGCCCCAAATGGGGTTCGTGTGGGTGCCATGCCAAATTCTTTGAGGCCAATGTCCCCTCCGCATTCTGGAGGGGAAGGTAGAATGGTGGATGGTGAGAACGGGTTTAAATTGCCCCCGCTGGCGTCATATTCTGACGTTTTTGGTGATTTGATGAAGTTGAAGCGGTTGAAGTGTATGAGCTGCGGAGAGAAATGTGATTCTGGATGCTATGAGTATAGCAAg CAGGGTAGCTTCATCATTTGTGTAGAATGTTTCAAAAATGGAAATTATGGGGAGGACAAGTCCAtggatgattttaatttaactgACAACAATAGAATAAATGTTACACATGGATCTACCTGGACTGAGGCTGAAACCTTACTTCTTTTAGAATCTGTTATGAAGCATGGGGATGACTGGGAGCTTGTTGCTCAAAATGTTAAAACTAAGAGTAAGCTCGATTGTATTTCAAAGCTCATTGAGCTGCCTTTTGGGGAGCTTATGATGGGTTCTGGCCATGGAAGGTTTAGTCCTGATGGCTCTACTGTTACCACAAATATTGCTACACATGGACTAATGACTTCATCTGAGCATCAAGACACAAAAGTTGGGGATCAGGTTCATGAGAAGATGAATAAAACTGAACAAAATGGAGATGCTGCAAGTCAGGAACCTCCTGCAAAGAGAATACGAATCACTTCCCTTTCAGATGCTGGCAGTTCCTTGATGAAACAG GTTGCTCTAATCTCAACCATGGGGGGACCACATATAACTGCTGTTGCAGCTGAGGCTGCAATCACTGCACTTTGTGATGAAAGCTCATGTCCAAGGGAGATATTTGATGACAATGAGGA GGCTGCCCAGATCAATGCTTCAGAGACAAAGGAAGCATCCTCCCTGTCAG GAAGTCAAGAGACAGCGACAGAAAATAATGACATACCTCTAACTTTACGAATTAGAGCAGCAACAGCAACTGCTCTTGGGGCAGCTGCTGCTAATGCCAAATTATTAGCTGACCAGGAAGACAGGGAGATTGAACATTTAGTGGCCACCATGATTGAGACACAG TTAAAGAAATTGCACTGCAAAATCAAGCATTTTGAAGATCTGGAGCTGATAATGGAGAAGGAATATGTTGAAATGTTGGAACTAAAAGAATGTCTTGTAGCAGAGCGGATTGACGTTTTACAAAGGGCTTTGAGTGCTGGTGTATCTAGATGGAGAGATCATACTTTTATTAAATCGCAAAATGATAGAATAGTTTGA
- the LOC123215934 gene encoding SWI/SNF complex subunit SWI3A-like isoform X2 translates to MDISQHDANSKPNRSGGPVFELYTIPSHSSWFRWDDIHETERFALKEFFDGSSISRTPKIYKEYRDFMINKYREEPSRRLTFTQVRKSLVGDVSLLHKVFNFLDKWGLINFVATASDDTDKLEGITMKDQVRVEQGAPNGVRVGAMPNSLRPMSPPHSGGEGRMVDGENGFKLPPLASYSDVFGDLMKLKRLKCMSCGEKCDSGCYEYSKGSFIICVECFKNGNYGEDKSMDDFNLTDNNRINVTHGSTWTEAETLLLLESVMKHGDDWELVAQNVKTKSKLDCISKLIELPFGELMMGSGHGRFSPDGSTVTTNIATHGLMTSSEHQDTKVGDQVHEKMNKTEQNGDAASQEPPAKRIRITSLSDAGSSLMKQVALISTMGGPHITAVAAEAAITALCDESSCPREIFDDNEEAAQINASETKEASSLSGSQETATENNDIPLTLRIRAATATALGAAAANAKLLADQEDREIEHLVATMIETQLKKLHCKIKHFEDLELIMEKEYVEMLELKECLVAERIDVLQRALSAGVSRWRDHTFIKSQNDRIV, encoded by the exons ATGGATATCTCACAACATGACGCCAACTCTAAACCGAATCGTTCAGGCGGACCCGTCTTCGAACTCTATACCATCCCAAGCCACTCCA GTTGGTTTAGGTGGGACGACATTCACGAAACGGAGCGTTTTGCTTTAAAAGAGTTCTTTGATGGGAGCTCAATTTCAAGAACTCCTAAAATATACAAAGAATACCGGGACTTCATGATAAATAAGTACAGAGAAGAGCCTTCAAGAAGGCTGACATTCACTCAAGTTAGAAAATCACTTGTGGGTGATGTTAGTTTGCTTCACAAGGTCTTCAATTTTTTGGATAAGTGgggtttgataaattttgttgcAACTGCGAGTGACGATACAGATAAATTGGAGGGAATTACAATGAAGGATCAAGTTAGGGTTGAGCAAGGAGCCCCAAATGGGGTTCGTGTGGGTGCCATGCCAAATTCTTTGAGGCCAATGTCCCCTCCGCATTCTGGAGGGGAAGGTAGAATGGTGGATGGTGAGAACGGGTTTAAATTGCCCCCGCTGGCGTCATATTCTGACGTTTTTGGTGATTTGATGAAGTTGAAGCGGTTGAAGTGTATGAGCTGCGGAGAGAAATGTGATTCTGGATGCTATGAGTATAGCAAg GGTAGCTTCATCATTTGTGTAGAATGTTTCAAAAATGGAAATTATGGGGAGGACAAGTCCAtggatgattttaatttaactgACAACAATAGAATAAATGTTACACATGGATCTACCTGGACTGAGGCTGAAACCTTACTTCTTTTAGAATCTGTTATGAAGCATGGGGATGACTGGGAGCTTGTTGCTCAAAATGTTAAAACTAAGAGTAAGCTCGATTGTATTTCAAAGCTCATTGAGCTGCCTTTTGGGGAGCTTATGATGGGTTCTGGCCATGGAAGGTTTAGTCCTGATGGCTCTACTGTTACCACAAATATTGCTACACATGGACTAATGACTTCATCTGAGCATCAAGACACAAAAGTTGGGGATCAGGTTCATGAGAAGATGAATAAAACTGAACAAAATGGAGATGCTGCAAGTCAGGAACCTCCTGCAAAGAGAATACGAATCACTTCCCTTTCAGATGCTGGCAGTTCCTTGATGAAACAG GTTGCTCTAATCTCAACCATGGGGGGACCACATATAACTGCTGTTGCAGCTGAGGCTGCAATCACTGCACTTTGTGATGAAAGCTCATGTCCAAGGGAGATATTTGATGACAATGAGGA GGCTGCCCAGATCAATGCTTCAGAGACAAAGGAAGCATCCTCCCTGTCAG GAAGTCAAGAGACAGCGACAGAAAATAATGACATACCTCTAACTTTACGAATTAGAGCAGCAACAGCAACTGCTCTTGGGGCAGCTGCTGCTAATGCCAAATTATTAGCTGACCAGGAAGACAGGGAGATTGAACATTTAGTGGCCACCATGATTGAGACACAG TTAAAGAAATTGCACTGCAAAATCAAGCATTTTGAAGATCTGGAGCTGATAATGGAGAAGGAATATGTTGAAATGTTGGAACTAAAAGAATGTCTTGTAGCAGAGCGGATTGACGTTTTACAAAGGGCTTTGAGTGCTGGTGTATCTAGATGGAGAGATCATACTTTTATTAAATCGCAAAATGATAGAATAGTTTGA
- the LOC123215936 gene encoding ACT domain-containing protein ACR6-like → MEDEFAKLIWRMNPPRVVIDNDVCEHATVIQVDGVNRHGLLLEVLQVLKDLNLLITKAYVSSDGGYLMDVFYVTDTDGKKIREKGTVNYLQSTLETNASFLNSMRSSVGVIPSEQHTSIELTGADRPGLLSEVSAVLTDLSCNVVNAVIWTHNARAAAVLHVTDQSSGCAIEDPERLSKIKQLLCNILRDSTDFRTPRMSISSNGVMYRERRLHQMLFADRDFERPESPKCETSRPHVTLMDCSDRDYTAVTIRSPDRPKLMFDILCSLTDMQYVVYHGTVITGTTEAYQEYYIKHVDGFPISSEAERQRVMACLEAAIERRASEGLELEVCTDDRFGLLSDITRILRENGLNIRRAEIWTNGGKAKGSFFVTDVSGNPVDPKIIDLIQDQIGQTVLRVKGKSDMSAKLPQEAATSFFFGNFFRRRSFHNFKLIKSCS, encoded by the exons ATGGAAGATGAGTTTGCAAAGCTTATCTGGAGAATGAACCCTCCAAG GGTGGTGATTGACAATGATGTTTGTGAGCATGCCACTGTTATACAG GTTGATGGCGTCAATAGGCACGGTCTTTTGCTTGAAGTTCTCCAAGTTCTTAAAGACCTAAACCTTCTTATAACAAAAGCATATGTATCTTCTGACGGAGGATATTTAATGGATG TTTTTTATGTTACCGACACTGATGGGAAAAAGATCAGAGAGAAAGGAACCGTCAATTATCTACAATCA acTCTTGAAACCAATGCAAGTTTCTTAAATTCAATGAGAAGCTCAGTTGGTGTAATCCCCTCTGAACAACACACCTCAATAGAACTAACTGGCGCCGATAGGCCTGGATTACTGTCGGAAGTGTCTGCAGTCCTAACAGACCTCAGCTGCAATGTGGTAAATGCCGTCATTTGGACGCACAATGCCAGAGCTGCTGCGGTTCTCCATGTCACAGACCAATCATCCGGCTGTGCAATTGAAGACCCTGAAAGGCTGTCAAAAATCAAGCAACTCCTCTGTAATATCTTGCGAGACAGTACAGATTTCAGGACCCCACGAATGTCCATTTCTTCAAATGGGGTAATGTACAGAGAAAGAAGATTACACCAAATGTTGTTCGCAGATAGGGATTTTGAGAGGCCTGAAAGTCCCAAGTGCGAAACTTCAAGGCCTCATGTAACACTGATGGATTGCAGTGATCGAGACTATACAGCAGTGACTATAAGGTCCCCAGACCGGCCTAAGTTAATGTTTGACATTCTATGCAGTTTAACAGATATGCAATATGTGGTTTATCATGGCACAGTTATCACCGGAACAACAGAAGCTTATCAA GAATACTACATCAAACATGTGGATGGATTCCCTATAAGTTCAGAAGCTGAGAGACAACGAGTTATGGCTTGTCTTGAAGCAGCTATTGAGAGGCGAGCCTCAGag GGCCTAGAGCTTGAAGTGTGTACAGATGATCGGTTTGGTCTTCTTTCAGATATTACGAGGATACTTCGTGAGAATGGTTTGAACATTAGAAGAGCAGAAATATGGACAAACGGAGGTAAAGCCAAAGGTAGTTTCTTTGTGACGGATGTGTCTGGGAATCCTGTCGACCccaaaattattgatttgattcaagATCAGATAGGACAAACTGTGCTTCGGGTTAAAGGGAAGTCAGATATGTCTGCGAAACTTCCTCAGGAGGCAGCAACAAGTTTCTTCTTTGGAAACTTTTTCAGGAGACGAAGCTTCcacaattttaaactaatcaaATCTTGCTCATAG